In Halorientalis sp. LT38, a genomic segment contains:
- a CDS encoding MFS transporter — protein sequence MFPGLSRVEQHVRKSPLVDDRLGVLVAVGFGWFLLLGVRLVVPTLFPSIRAEFAFSNTVAGSVYTILLSVAALLQLPGGIVADRVGGRSVLTFGAAAGLVGVTLLAIAPAVPVFVLGIVLFGIGTGMYGTPRVTVLSAVYPDRDGTAIGICSAAGNVGTTILPVIAGALAATVAWQFGFAFAIPLFAIGTLLLWLFVPTEAGRSEAGASVREDARAVLAGLVTREVGLATVIMLVMFFTYQGVTAFLPTYLVAMKGLSEQAAATLFGAFFAGGVVAQVVGGNLGDRFGQRRTMALLLAASAATLFALPFVPSTFLLVPAVVAVSVQLGFWPIVFSYTIAALPDEGQASGLGLLRTGYLLLGSLGSTFVGALADADLFDEAFFLLAGLALVATLCCLVLPVPAGKD from the coding sequence GTGTTCCCAGGCCTGTCCCGGGTCGAGCAGCACGTCCGCAAGTCGCCGCTGGTCGACGACCGCCTCGGCGTCCTCGTGGCCGTCGGGTTCGGCTGGTTCCTCCTGCTCGGCGTCAGGCTGGTCGTCCCGACGCTGTTCCCGAGCATCCGCGCCGAGTTCGCCTTCTCGAACACCGTCGCCGGGTCGGTCTACACGATCCTCCTGAGCGTCGCGGCGCTGTTGCAGTTACCCGGCGGGATCGTCGCCGACCGCGTCGGCGGCCGTTCCGTCCTCACCTTCGGGGCCGCCGCCGGACTGGTCGGCGTGACGCTGCTCGCGATCGCCCCTGCGGTCCCCGTCTTCGTCCTCGGGATCGTCCTGTTCGGGATCGGAACGGGGATGTACGGGACGCCTCGCGTGACCGTCCTCTCGGCCGTCTACCCGGACCGGGACGGGACGGCCATCGGGATCTGCTCGGCGGCGGGCAACGTCGGGACGACGATCCTGCCGGTGATCGCCGGTGCGCTCGCCGCCACGGTCGCCTGGCAGTTCGGCTTCGCCTTCGCGATCCCCCTCTTCGCGATCGGCACGCTGCTCCTGTGGCTGTTCGTCCCCACCGAAGCCGGCCGGAGCGAGGCCGGCGCCTCCGTCCGGGAGGACGCGCGGGCCGTCCTCGCCGGCCTCGTGACCCGGGAGGTCGGGCTCGCGACCGTGATCATGCTGGTGATGTTCTTCACCTACCAGGGCGTGACGGCCTTCCTCCCGACCTACCTCGTGGCGATGAAGGGCCTGTCCGAACAGGCCGCCGCGACGCTGTTCGGGGCCTTCTTCGCCGGCGGGGTCGTCGCGCAGGTCGTCGGCGGCAACCTCGGCGACCGGTTCGGCCAGCGTCGGACCATGGCCCTCCTGCTCGCGGCCAGCGCGGCGACGTTGTTCGCCCTCCCGTTCGTTCCCAGCACGTTCCTCCTGGTCCCGGCCGTCGTCGCCGTGAGCGTCCAGCTCGGGTTCTGGCCCATCGTCTTCTCCTACACCATCGCCGCGCTGCCCGACGAGGGGCAGGCAAGCGGACTGGGCCTGCTCCGGACGGGCTACCTGCTGCTCGGCTCGCTCGGCTCTACCTTCGTCGGCGCCCTCGCCGACGCCGACCTGTTCGACGAGGCCTTCTTCCTCCTGGCCGGCCTCGCGCTGGTCGCGACGCTGTGCTGTCTCGTCCTGCCCGTGCCGGCCGGGAAAGATTAG
- a CDS encoding histidine kinase N-terminal 7TM domain-containing protein has product MEFTIYTIPLWIVAVVGTALAALTGYNHDQKGAYSLFALFVGAVLWAGGYAMEMSSSPGQAAIFWYKIHFIGSAIVPTAILIMALRFTGRDGLINRRNVAALAVVPVVTTLLILTSHDIWIQGHLANTGADAVLPLTYQFGPWFPIYAYYSLAIALAAIAMFGEAVLERLDEGLLNTSTAFLVATILPTVGTAIYVIGGTQIDYGPFGFLISGLCIMAAMFYL; this is encoded by the coding sequence GTGGAATTCACGATATACACGATACCGCTGTGGATCGTCGCCGTCGTCGGGACCGCGCTCGCGGCTCTGACGGGGTACAATCACGACCAGAAGGGCGCGTATTCGCTGTTCGCCCTGTTCGTCGGGGCCGTACTCTGGGCCGGCGGATACGCCATGGAGATGAGTTCGTCGCCCGGGCAGGCGGCGATCTTCTGGTACAAGATACACTTTATCGGGAGCGCCATCGTTCCGACGGCGATCCTGATCATGGCGTTGCGCTTTACCGGGCGCGACGGCCTGATCAATCGCCGGAACGTCGCGGCGCTGGCCGTCGTGCCGGTCGTCACGACGCTGCTGATACTCACGAGTCACGACATCTGGATACAGGGACACCTGGCGAACACGGGCGCGGACGCGGTGCTCCCGCTGACCTACCAGTTCGGGCCGTGGTTCCCGATCTACGCCTACTACTCGCTGGCGATCGCGCTGGCTGCCATCGCCATGTTCGGGGAGGCGGTCCTCGAGCGCCTCGACGAGGGACTACTCAACACGAGCACCGCGTTCCTCGTCGCGACGATCCTGCCGACGGTCGGGACCGCCATCTACGTGATCGGCGGCACGCAGATCGACTACGGCCCCTTCGGGTTCCTGATCTCCGGACTCTGCATCATGGCCGCGATGTTCTACCTCTAG
- the rdfA gene encoding rod-determining factor RdfA encodes MTEYGCKVCRILDERDMERYERRLVDQWQADAAQRKGYRQLAEWLNTMMLRREMDRAGLSTLGNEPESKYERLTGDDETVAAEVRRDLRGEGIDVDELDADFVSYGVVRTHLTDCLGLERDVEATDWEADAIEYTREHATGKLEDAVRSLVSKGNLAACGDVEVHVSFEVECEECHTQVPVERALRRGYITRDALEE; translated from the coding sequence ATGACCGAGTACGGGTGCAAGGTGTGTCGGATCCTGGACGAACGCGACATGGAGCGCTACGAGCGGCGGCTGGTCGACCAGTGGCAGGCCGACGCGGCCCAGCGCAAGGGGTACCGGCAGCTTGCCGAGTGGCTGAACACGATGATGCTCCGGCGGGAGATGGACCGGGCGGGGCTCTCTACGCTCGGGAACGAACCGGAGTCGAAGTACGAGCGGCTCACCGGCGACGACGAGACGGTCGCGGCCGAAGTGCGGCGCGACCTCCGGGGCGAAGGGATCGACGTAGACGAACTCGACGCCGACTTCGTCTCCTACGGCGTCGTCCGGACCCACCTCACCGACTGTCTGGGCCTCGAACGCGACGTCGAGGCGACCGACTGGGAGGCAGACGCCATCGAGTACACGCGCGAGCACGCGACCGGGAAGCTCGAAGACGCCGTCCGCTCGCTGGTCTCGAAGGGGAACCTGGCCGCCTGCGGCGACGTCGAGGTCCACGTCTCCTTCGAGGTCGAGTGCGAGGAGTGTCACACCCAGGTACCGGTCGAGCGGGCGCTCAGGCGGGGCTACATCACGCGGGACGCCCTCGAGGAGTAG
- a CDS encoding ZIP family metal transporter, whose translation MAGVVDLFQSVVGTNPVAMGLAGGLVIAGLNLFGASLVLVWRNPSERALDGALGFAAGVMLAAAFTSLIIPGIDDYAGGDPVPVLAGVALGVLFLDQADGLVPHAHYLLTGERRADAANPGDSVGIDSERLAPVVLFILAITLHNMPEGLAVGVAFGAVANASDPAAVEAAMGQAISLMLAIGIQNVPEGLAVSVAAINAGLDRRFYAVVAGVRAGVVEIPLALLGAVAVTLVEPLLPYAMGFAAGAMLFVISDEIVPETHVRGNERIATLGTMLGVIVMLYLDVSLG comes from the coding sequence ATGGCGGGAGTGGTGGACCTGTTCCAGTCCGTCGTCGGGACGAATCCGGTCGCGATGGGGTTGGCCGGCGGCCTCGTCATCGCCGGGCTCAACCTGTTCGGGGCGTCGCTGGTGCTGGTCTGGCGGAACCCGAGCGAACGAGCCCTCGACGGGGCGCTTGGGTTCGCGGCGGGGGTGATGCTCGCGGCCGCGTTCACGAGCCTCATCATCCCCGGCATCGACGATTACGCGGGCGGGGACCCGGTCCCCGTCCTCGCGGGCGTCGCGCTGGGCGTGCTCTTCCTCGACCAGGCCGACGGGCTGGTTCCCCACGCCCACTACCTGTTGACCGGCGAGCGGCGCGCCGACGCCGCCAACCCGGGCGACTCGGTCGGTATCGACAGCGAGCGACTGGCCCCGGTCGTACTCTTTATCCTCGCGATCACGCTGCACAACATGCCAGAGGGGCTGGCCGTCGGGGTCGCCTTCGGCGCGGTCGCGAACGCGAGCGACCCGGCCGCGGTCGAGGCGGCGATGGGCCAGGCCATCTCGCTCATGCTGGCCATCGGCATCCAGAACGTCCCGGAGGGGCTGGCGGTGTCGGTCGCGGCGATCAACGCCGGACTCGATCGGCGGTTCTACGCCGTCGTCGCCGGCGTCCGCGCCGGCGTCGTCGAGATCCCGCTGGCACTTCTGGGCGCGGTGGCCGTCACCCTCGTCGAACCCCTCCTGCCCTACGCCATGGGCTTCGCCGCCGGCGCGATGCTGTTCGTCATCTCCGACGAGATCGTCCCCGAGACGCACGTCCGGGGCAACGAGCGGATCGCGACGCTGGGCACGATGCTCGGCGTCATCGTCATGCTGTACCTCGACGTCTCGCTCGGGTGA
- a CDS encoding acyl-CoA dehydrogenase family protein: MDFRLSEEQRLIRDQIRTVCGDFGDEYWRQKHRDHEFAWEFFEAFAEDGWCGITIPQEYGGQGYGVQEAALVQQEIARSGAAMAGTSITSHHVFSTAPLVEFGDEDHKERYLPDIAEGSVMVCTGVTEPNAGTDTSSIETTATRDGDEYVIDGQKIWTSKAQEADVIMLLVRTSPREESDRFGGLSLFFTEFDQDMDGVDVSEIPKAGRGAADSNEVWFDGVRVPAEDRIGEEGEGFGYLLSFANTERISIAANAVGIGQAAVDKAADYAREREVFGSPIGSYQAIQHPLAEAWSKLELDELAVRKAAWLYDTDRDASAAANAAKLRASEDALDACERAMRVHGGMGYAQEYDVERYWRETMINVIAPISNEMVRNYIGQHVLDLPRSY; the protein is encoded by the coding sequence ATGGACTTCCGATTGAGCGAGGAACAGCGGCTGATCCGCGATCAGATCCGGACGGTCTGCGGCGACTTCGGCGACGAGTACTGGCGGCAGAAACACCGGGACCACGAGTTCGCCTGGGAATTCTTCGAGGCGTTCGCCGAGGACGGCTGGTGCGGGATCACCATCCCGCAGGAGTACGGCGGGCAGGGCTACGGCGTTCAGGAGGCGGCGCTGGTCCAGCAGGAGATCGCCCGCTCGGGCGCGGCGATGGCCGGCACCTCGATCACCTCCCACCACGTCTTCAGCACCGCGCCCCTCGTGGAGTTCGGCGACGAGGACCACAAGGAGCGCTACCTGCCCGACATCGCCGAGGGGTCGGTGATGGTCTGTACCGGCGTGACCGAACCGAACGCGGGGACGGACACCTCGAGCATCGAGACCACCGCCACCCGCGACGGCGACGAGTACGTGATCGACGGCCAGAAGATCTGGACCTCGAAGGCCCAGGAGGCAGACGTCATCATGTTGCTCGTCCGGACGAGTCCCCGCGAGGAGAGCGATCGCTTCGGCGGCCTCTCGCTGTTTTTCACCGAGTTCGACCAGGACATGGACGGCGTCGACGTCAGCGAGATCCCCAAGGCCGGCCGCGGCGCGGCCGACTCGAACGAGGTCTGGTTCGACGGCGTCCGCGTCCCCGCCGAGGACCGCATCGGCGAGGAGGGCGAGGGCTTCGGCTACCTCCTCTCCTTCGCCAACACCGAGCGGATCAGCATCGCGGCGAACGCGGTCGGCATCGGCCAGGCCGCCGTCGACAAGGCCGCCGACTACGCCCGCGAGCGTGAGGTGTTCGGCAGTCCGATCGGCTCCTATCAGGCGATCCAGCACCCGCTGGCCGAGGCCTGGAGCAAACTGGAACTGGACGAACTGGCGGTCCGGAAGGCCGCCTGGCTCTACGACACCGACCGGGACGCCAGCGCGGCGGCCAACGCCGCCAAACTCCGGGCCAGCGAGGACGCCCTCGACGCCTGCGAGCGAGCGATGCGCGTCCACGGCGGCATGGGCTACGCCCAGGAGTACGACGTCGAGCGCTACTGGCGCGAGACGATGATCAACGTCATCGCCCCCATCTCCAACGAGATGGTGCGAAACTACATCGGCCAGCACGTCCTCGACCTCCCCCGGTCGTACTGA
- a CDS encoding LEA type 2 family protein, protein MPSREVMLKVGGVAAVVVVLGVALVGVLAATGAFAAPTVVSTTYEWGAVADETTEIETTVAVDNPNPVGVPGVVDVAYTAQLNDVTLARGDRSGVGFGPGKSEFTLTAAMENDRIADWWVTHVDGDERSELTVDARVDAPGFSRELPAKSSTIETDILGGFTTEEARTVDFRGDPLLTLRNQRASWGDATGETTPLSFSADVENVHDYAVTLDGVEYVVEMNGVELGRGQREAGLDVAPGESGAIDVTVALDTPKMADWWREHVTDDEQSNMTVAMYGTVDRDGERQRVPMRVFDRRLRLETDLLGDGGTSVTPVDAPGRTDDFEPPRVADTTQEWGSVTDETTEIHTDATLDTPDDPGLADLLTLDVRQEATINGVPVASGETSVETVRAGTDTLLLTSEKDNSRVPAWWARHLNDGERSRVVTTPTATADVGVTKFDADLGTRESVFTTDLLAGMNGDRNERVRVQGRTALVVTGVSSEWGQATPERAPIATEAAVRNELASPVEVQTVHYTVTTNGVTLADRSDTVGQVIGPGERDTVTTRLVLDNSRMDRWWVRHVRDGERSSFDVNVEVTVSVLGRTERVELDSLAQSATVETDLLNATGE, encoded by the coding sequence ATGCCGTCACGCGAAGTCATGCTGAAGGTCGGCGGCGTCGCCGCAGTCGTGGTGGTCTTGGGCGTCGCGCTCGTGGGCGTCCTCGCCGCGACGGGCGCGTTCGCCGCACCGACGGTCGTGTCGACGACCTACGAGTGGGGCGCCGTCGCCGACGAGACGACGGAGATCGAGACGACGGTCGCGGTGGACAACCCCAACCCCGTTGGAGTCCCGGGCGTGGTCGACGTCGCGTACACGGCGCAGTTGAACGACGTGACGCTCGCCCGCGGCGACCGATCCGGCGTCGGGTTCGGCCCGGGCAAAAGCGAGTTCACCCTCACCGCGGCGATGGAGAACGACCGCATCGCCGACTGGTGGGTGACCCACGTCGACGGCGACGAGCGCTCGGAGCTGACCGTCGACGCGAGGGTCGACGCGCCCGGGTTCTCCCGGGAGCTCCCGGCCAAATCCTCGACGATCGAGACCGACATCCTCGGCGGCTTCACCACCGAGGAGGCCCGGACCGTCGACTTCCGGGGCGACCCCCTGCTCACCCTGCGGAACCAGCGCGCCAGCTGGGGTGACGCGACCGGCGAGACGACGCCACTCTCCTTCTCGGCGGACGTCGAGAACGTCCACGACTACGCGGTCACGCTGGACGGCGTCGAGTACGTCGTCGAGATGAACGGCGTCGAACTCGGGCGCGGCCAGCGCGAAGCGGGACTCGACGTCGCGCCCGGCGAGTCGGGGGCCATCGACGTGACGGTCGCCCTGGACACGCCGAAGATGGCCGACTGGTGGCGCGAACACGTCACCGACGACGAGCAGAGCAACATGACCGTCGCGATGTACGGCACCGTCGACCGCGACGGCGAGCGCCAGCGCGTCCCGATGCGGGTGTTCGACCGCCGGCTCCGCCTGGAGACGGATCTGCTCGGCGACGGCGGGACCAGCGTCACCCCGGTCGACGCCCCCGGACGAACGGACGATTTCGAGCCACCGAGGGTCGCCGACACCACCCAGGAGTGGGGCTCCGTCACCGACGAGACCACCGAGATCCACACCGACGCGACGCTCGACACCCCCGACGACCCGGGCCTGGCCGACCTCCTGACGCTCGACGTGCGCCAGGAGGCGACGATCAACGGCGTCCCGGTCGCCAGCGGGGAGACCAGCGTCGAGACCGTCCGGGCGGGCACCGACACCCTCTTGCTGACCAGCGAGAAGGACAACAGCCGCGTCCCGGCGTGGTGGGCCCGCCACCTGAACGACGGCGAGCGCTCGCGGGTCGTGACGACGCCGACCGCGACCGCCGACGTGGGCGTGACGAAGTTCGACGCCGACCTCGGGACCCGCGAGAGCGTCTTCACGACCGACCTGCTCGCCGGGATGAACGGCGACCGGAACGAGAGAGTCAGGGTCCAGGGCCGGACCGCACTGGTCGTCACCGGCGTCAGTTCGGAGTGGGGCCAGGCCACCCCCGAACGGGCACCCATCGCGACCGAAGCCGCGGTCCGCAACGAACTCGCGTCACCGGTCGAGGTGCAGACGGTCCACTACACGGTGACGACCAACGGCGTCACGCTGGCCGACCGGAGCGACACCGTCGGGCAGGTGATCGGCCCCGGCGAACGCGACACCGTGACGACCCGCCTGGTCCTCGACAACAGTCGGATGGACCGCTGGTGGGTGCGACACGTCCGCGACGGCGAGCGCTCCAGTTTCGACGTGAACGTCGAAGTGACCGTCAGCGTGCTGGGCCGGACCGAACGGGTCGAACTCGACTCGCTGGCCCAGTCCGCGACCGTCGAGACCGACCTGCTGAACGCGACCGGGGAGTGA
- a CDS encoding SDR family NAD(P)-dependent oxidoreductase — MSVAVVTGSSRGIGRAIARQYAADGCDVVLNYNTSREAAAAAADEIRETTDASVVTHQANVGDPVAAADLVDRAVAEFGRLDHVVNNAAINEHVFTPQLSPDAFSRVLDVNVTGAFTVSKTALPHLREAADDTEAAEAGPSIVNISSRLAFDGAAYECHYAASKAAVVGLTRSHAQEFAPDIRVNAVAPGYVETDMTDATNDEADKRERREQIPVGRLGQPEDVAEAAAYLRDAGYVTGETVQVNGGQLMR, encoded by the coding sequence ATGTCAGTCGCTGTCGTGACCGGTTCCTCCCGGGGGATCGGCCGTGCCATCGCCCGCCAGTACGCCGCGGACGGCTGTGACGTCGTCCTGAACTACAACACCAGCCGGGAGGCCGCCGCGGCCGCGGCCGACGAGATCCGCGAGACGACGGACGCTTCGGTCGTCACGCACCAGGCAAACGTCGGCGACCCGGTGGCGGCGGCCGACCTGGTCGATCGGGCCGTCGCGGAGTTCGGCCGTCTCGACCACGTCGTCAACAACGCCGCGATCAACGAGCACGTCTTCACGCCCCAGCTCTCCCCCGACGCCTTCTCCCGGGTCCTCGACGTCAACGTCACCGGCGCGTTCACCGTCAGCAAGACCGCCCTTCCCCACCTCCGGGAGGCCGCGGACGACACCGAAGCCGCCGAGGCCGGTCCCTCCATCGTCAACATCTCCTCGCGACTGGCCTTCGACGGGGCCGCCTACGAGTGTCACTACGCCGCCTCCAAGGCGGCCGTCGTCGGACTCACGCGGAGCCACGCCCAGGAGTTCGCGCCCGATATCCGCGTCAACGCCGTCGCGCCCGGCTACGTCGAGACGGACATGACCGACGCGACGAACGACGAGGCGGACAAGCGCGAGCGCCGTGAGCAGATCCCGGTCGGACGGCTCGGCCAGCCCGAAGACGTGGCCGAGGCGGCGGCGTACCTCCGTGACGCCGGCTACGTGACGGGCGAGACGGTCCAGGTCAACGGCGGCCAGCTGATGCGGTGA
- a CDS encoding alcohol dehydrogenase catalytic domain-containing protein produces MRAAVYPDSGDPADIDVETVPDPEPEPGEAVVRVEACSVNHRDLWKLDGTRETGDQFVGGADVAGVVERIEPGEGEPPVAVGDRVLLCPLQTCGTCRYCREGPENYCAEYDSFDGGFAERCAVDAHRLIELPDGVDVVAAATLPIASMTAWRMLERADVTAGDRVFVPGATGGVGVATIQLAGLRGAETVGTSTSARKLERLADLGCDHTIETGDPDEMVERVGELGPVDATINHLGGPFGRAGMEVLRRGGTQVVCGRTAGPTVELDLWDTYFNHKDLLGSTLGTQPDLERVLDFLAAGEIEAVVHDTYPLAETAAAFRDMSARDLFGNAVVTPGA; encoded by the coding sequence ATGCGCGCAGCCGTCTACCCCGACAGCGGCGATCCGGCGGACATCGACGTCGAAACCGTCCCCGACCCCGAGCCGGAACCGGGGGAGGCCGTCGTCCGCGTGGAGGCCTGTTCGGTCAATCACCGCGACCTCTGGAAGCTCGACGGGACTCGCGAGACCGGCGACCAGTTCGTCGGCGGGGCCGACGTGGCCGGCGTCGTCGAGCGAATCGAGCCGGGCGAGGGAGAGCCGCCGGTCGCGGTCGGCGACCGGGTCTTGCTCTGCCCGCTTCAGACCTGCGGCACCTGCCGGTACTGCCGGGAGGGCCCCGAGAACTACTGCGCCGAGTACGACAGCTTCGACGGCGGGTTCGCCGAGCGCTGCGCCGTCGACGCCCACCGCCTGATCGAACTCCCCGATGGGGTCGACGTCGTCGCGGCGGCGACGCTCCCGATCGCCTCGATGACCGCCTGGCGGATGCTCGAACGGGCCGACGTGACCGCAGGGGACCGCGTGTTCGTCCCCGGCGCCACCGGCGGGGTCGGCGTCGCGACGATCCAGCTAGCTGGCCTGCGGGGCGCAGAGACCGTCGGCACCTCCACGTCGGCGAGGAAGCTCGAGCGCCTCGCCGACCTTGGCTGTGACCACACGATCGAGACGGGCGACCCGGACGAGATGGTCGAACGCGTCGGCGAGCTCGGTCCCGTCGACGCGACGATCAACCACCTCGGCGGGCCGTTCGGTCGCGCCGGCATGGAAGTCCTCCGTCGGGGCGGGACCCAGGTCGTCTGCGGCCGCACCGCCGGGCCCACCGTCGAACTGGATCTCTGGGACACCTACTTCAACCACAAGGACCTGCTGGGGAGTACGCTGGGGACCCAGCCCGACCTCGAACGGGTGCTCGACTTCCTCGCCGCGGGCGAGATCGAGGCGGTCGTCCACGACACGTACCCGCTCGCGGAGACGGCGGCGGCCTTCCGCGACATGTCCGCGCGGGATCTGTTCGGGAACGCAGTGGTCACGCCGGGGGCCTGA
- a CDS encoding MFS transporter, with the protein MPSLATLFGDDAEILGDRSFQLLLLANLSPPLGSALISPLLDTLVGPFGVSEAQIGLLMTAFTAPSIVLIPLVGMLADRIGRKSVILGGLVCFGVGGVAIAFTTDFRVALGLRLLQGVGFAGLTPIIVTSIGDLYRGGAEATAQGIRFATSGFTLMTFPLLGGALVALAWQYPFFLYALTFPTAVLILLFFEEPTSEASRRGNADTSASDVVQFVRQPKVAAVLVGRAIPNFLYTAFLTYNSFVVVRLIGGSPGEAGLLITAASVVHTISATQAGRITAVFDSRLYPLLGANLAMGGGFAAVGLAGSLPVAVLGSAGIGLGFGTSLSLYRSVITGFTVESLRGSVVSAGSALGRVGATIAPIVMGLAVSYGEPLFGFDVAVRGTVTGAAVLCGLGGALCLLVAKRSPAVEYADERPAGG; encoded by the coding sequence GTGCCCTCGCTCGCCACGCTGTTCGGTGACGACGCCGAGATCCTCGGGGACCGGAGCTTCCAGCTCCTGTTGCTGGCGAACCTGAGCCCGCCCCTCGGGAGCGCGCTGATCTCGCCGCTTCTGGACACGCTGGTGGGCCCCTTCGGCGTCAGCGAAGCCCAGATCGGGCTGCTGATGACCGCCTTCACCGCGCCGAGCATCGTCCTCATCCCGCTGGTCGGCATGCTGGCCGACCGGATCGGCCGCAAGTCCGTCATCCTCGGCGGCCTCGTTTGCTTCGGCGTCGGCGGCGTCGCCATCGCGTTCACGACGGACTTTCGCGTCGCGCTCGGCCTGCGCCTCCTCCAGGGCGTCGGCTTCGCGGGGCTGACGCCGATCATCGTCACGAGCATCGGCGACCTCTACCGGGGCGGTGCCGAGGCCACGGCCCAGGGCATCCGCTTTGCCACCTCAGGGTTCACGCTCATGACCTTCCCCCTGCTCGGCGGCGCACTCGTCGCGCTGGCCTGGCAGTACCCCTTCTTCCTCTACGCGTTGACCTTCCCGACCGCGGTCCTCATCCTCCTGTTCTTCGAGGAGCCGACGAGCGAGGCATCGCGTCGCGGGAACGCGGACACGAGCGCGTCGGACGTCGTGCAGTTCGTCCGCCAGCCCAAGGTCGCCGCGGTGCTGGTCGGTCGGGCCATCCCGAACTTCCTCTACACGGCCTTTCTCACCTACAACTCCTTCGTCGTCGTCCGGCTGATCGGCGGGAGCCCGGGCGAGGCGGGACTGCTGATCACGGCCGCGAGCGTCGTCCACACGATCTCGGCCACGCAGGCCGGCCGCATCACCGCCGTCTTCGACAGCCGGCTCTACCCGCTTCTGGGGGCGAACCTGGCGATGGGCGGTGGCTTCGCGGCCGTCGGGCTCGCGGGGTCGCTCCCGGTCGCCGTGCTGGGCAGCGCCGGGATCGGCCTCGGGTTCGGCACCTCCCTTTCCCTGTACCGGAGCGTCATCACCGGCTTCACGGTCGAGTCGCTCCGCGGGAGCGTCGTCAGCGCCGGGTCGGCGCTGGGTCGGGTCGGCGCCACGATCGCACCCATCGTAATGGGGCTGGCCGTCTCATACGGCGAGCCCCTGTTCGGGTTCGACGTCGCCGTCCGCGGGACCGTCACCGGCGCGGCCGTCCTCTGCGGCCTCGGCGGGGCGCTCTGCCTCCTGGTCGCGAAACGCTCCCCGGCCGTCGAGTACGCCGACGAGCGGCCGGCCGGCGGATGA
- the radA gene encoding DNA repair and recombination protein RadA gives MATSADLEELPGVGPATAEKLIENGFDGYQGIAVASPGELSNTADIGESSAADIIQAAREAADIGGFESGAAVLERREQIGKLTWGVDEVDELLGGGVETQSITEVYGEFGAGKSQVTHQLAVNVQLPKEHGGLEGSAIFVDSEDTFRPERIDQMVRGHDDEVLQDTMELFGMEEASVDDESDMERLVEIFLDHIHVAKAFNSNHQILLAEKAKEIASESQDGEFPVRLLAVDSLTAHFRAEYVGRGELAERQQKLNKHLHDLMRVGDLNNTAVVVTNQVASNPDSFFGDPTQPIGGNILGHTSTFRIYLRKSKGNKRIVKLVDAPNLPDGEGVMRVEEGGLMNE, from the coding sequence ATGGCAACGAGCGCAGACCTCGAAGAACTGCCGGGCGTCGGTCCGGCGACCGCGGAGAAGCTCATCGAGAACGGGTTCGACGGCTACCAGGGGATCGCGGTGGCGAGCCCCGGCGAACTGTCCAACACGGCCGACATCGGCGAGTCCAGCGCCGCCGACATCATCCAGGCCGCCCGCGAGGCCGCCGACATCGGCGGCTTCGAGTCCGGGGCCGCGGTGCTCGAGCGGCGCGAACAGATCGGCAAACTCACCTGGGGCGTCGACGAGGTCGACGAACTGCTCGGCGGCGGCGTCGAGACCCAGTCGATCACCGAGGTGTACGGCGAGTTCGGGGCCGGCAAGTCCCAGGTCACCCACCAGCTCGCGGTCAACGTCCAGCTCCCCAAGGAACACGGGGGCCTCGAGGGCAGCGCCATCTTCGTGGACAGCGAGGACACCTTCCGCCCCGAGCGGATCGATCAGATGGTCCGCGGGCACGACGACGAGGTCCTCCAGGACACGATGGAACTGTTCGGGATGGAGGAGGCAAGCGTCGACGACGAGTCGGACATGGAGCGACTCGTCGAGATCTTCCTCGACCACATCCACGTCGCGAAGGCGTTCAACTCGAACCACCAGATCCTGCTGGCGGAGAAGGCCAAAGAGATCGCGAGCGAGAGCCAGGACGGGGAGTTCCCCGTTCGCCTGCTGGCGGTCGACTCGCTGACCGCCCACTTCCGCGCCGAGTACGTCGGCCGTGGCGAACTCGCAGAGCGCCAGCAGAAACTCAACAAACACCTCCACGACCTGATGCGCGTCGGCGACCTCAACAACACCGCCGTCGTCGTCACAAACCAGGTCGCCTCCAACCCCGACTCCTTCTTCGGGGACCCCACCCAGCCCATCGGTGGGAACATCCTGGGTCACACCTCCACGTTCCGCATCTATCTCCGCAAGTCCAAGGGGAACAAGCGGATCGTCAAGCTCGTCGACGCGCCGAACCTCCCCGACGGCGAGGGCGTCATGCGCGTCGAGGAAGGCGGCCTGATGAACGAGTAG